In Clostridiales bacterium, the genomic stretch CTAAATATAATGAGAACCATTTGTAGTCGCATTTTTGGATGATTTTGAGCATTAACTTTATAGCCAAAAAACCGCTAATCGCCGCAGCAACCATTCCGATAATAACGCAAAGGACGGGAACAGAAGCCCATTCGCGCACTTGAAGCGCTTCATAAAAGCCCGAGCCCAATATCACGGGTATGCTCATCAAAAAAGAAAACTTGGCTATTTTTTCTCTTTGCGCGCCCGCGTAAACTCCGCCGCTTATAGTCGCGCCGCTTCTGGAAATCCCAGGAACGACGGCTACGGCTTGGGCAAGGCCCATAATCAAACCAACTTTCAAATCCAAAGGTCTATCTTTAGGATATTTTTTGCCCACATATTCGGTTATCAAAAGCATAATAGCCGTTATTAAAAATCCTATCCACAAAAATTTTCCTTCAAACAACGCTTCTATTTTATCGGCAAATAGAAGCATTACAAGCCCCGCGGGCAATGTCGCAAGTATCAATAACCCCATTGTTTTGAAAGGCGGTTTGAATAAATCTAAAATATCTTTAAAAAATACCGCAAAAACGGCCAAAAGCGTGCCCACATGGAGCATCACATCAAAAAACAGCAAATCCCCTTCAACGCCCAATATATTTTGAATCAAAACCAAATGACCGCTGGACGATACCGGCAAAAACTCCGTCAACCCTTGCGCCAGCCCCAGCAGTATTGCTTCCCAAATGTCCATTTAA encodes the following:
- a CDS encoding undecaprenyl-diphosphate phosphatase, whose translation is MDIWEAILLGLAQGLTEFLPVSSSGHLVLIQNILGVEGDLLFFDVMLHVGTLLAVFAVFFKDILDLFKPPFKTMGLLILATLPAGLVMLLFADKIEALFEGKFLWIGFLITAIMLLITEYVGKKYPKDRPLDLKVGLIMGLAQAVAVVPGISRSGATISGGVYAGAQREKIAKFSFLMSIPVILGSGFYEALQVREWASVPVLCVIIGMVAAAISGFLAIKLMLKIIQKCDYKWFSLYLVALALITFLNEHVLFLW